One Sulfurihydrogenibium sp. DNA segment encodes these proteins:
- a CDS encoding DUF29 family protein has product SIDNARVELEWLFKEMPSLKRKAQQEIDLAWYKAVKKLVKWFEKPVNSHLAIKYFNRIPTEKDFPERCPYTFEQILDYKPWLKDLEE; this is encoded by the coding sequence TAGCATAGATAATGCAAGAGTTGAATTAGAATGGTTATTTAAAGAAATGCCTTCCTTAAAAAGAAAAGCACAGCAAGAGATAGATTTAGCATGGTATAAAGCTGTTAAAAAGCTGGTTAAATGGTTTGAAAAACCAGTAAATTCACATTTAGCAATAAAATATTTTAACAGAATTCCAACAGAAAAAGATTTTCCCGAAAGATGTCCTTATACATTTGAGCAGATTTTGGACTATAAGCCGTGGTTAAAAGATTTGGAGGAGTAA